From Pseudobdellovibrio exovorus JSS, a single genomic window includes:
- a CDS encoding energy transducer TonB family protein — protein sequence MLFSFIFHFLLSTSALYFAEKLYQQNPTTELTQIEILDPASEPSLQDKLEQARQMVKQLDTTVKKINDPTLRARFESEKTQRVEKETKSNILGPTVNSVATPPPTPPQPEKVQKPAEDSDLPEFARPRVPSAPSQVSQPSAISSLLPSDIQNSNATNLNTDANIYYSFYSRVEDLFYVRWVERVRYYWDRLDPDFKRRNLSGKTWSTQIEVWLTSTGEYHSSYIRQSSGYKPFDDATVHAFQNAKFFPNPPRAKVEADGFVRLRYRFNVYVDAYRSN from the coding sequence GTGCTTTTCAGTTTTATTTTTCATTTTCTGCTGAGTACTTCGGCCCTGTACTTCGCAGAAAAACTCTACCAACAAAACCCGACAACTGAACTGACTCAAATTGAGATCCTTGATCCAGCTTCAGAACCCTCGCTTCAAGATAAACTGGAACAAGCGCGCCAAATGGTGAAACAACTCGACACCACAGTGAAGAAAATCAACGACCCCACTCTGCGAGCTCGTTTTGAATCCGAAAAAACTCAGCGAGTAGAAAAAGAAACGAAAAGTAACATCCTTGGCCCAACAGTGAATTCAGTTGCAACACCTCCTCCCACTCCGCCACAACCAGAAAAAGTACAAAAGCCTGCGGAAGACTCCGATCTTCCGGAGTTCGCACGTCCTCGTGTTCCCTCGGCTCCCAGTCAGGTCAGTCAACCTTCAGCTATCAGTTCACTTCTTCCAAGTGATATTCAAAACTCCAACGCCACCAACCTCAATACAGACGCCAACATCTACTACTCATTCTACAGTCGCGTGGAAGATTTGTTTTATGTTCGTTGGGTCGAACGCGTTCGTTATTATTGGGACCGGCTAGATCCTGACTTCAAACGTCGGAACCTCAGTGGAAAAACCTGGTCCACACAAATTGAAGTTTGGCTGACGTCTACAGGAGAATATCATTCTTCTTATATTCGCCAGTCCAGTGGCTACAAACCCTTTGACGACGCCACTGTGCACGCTTTCCAGAATGCAAAGTTCTTTCCCAACCCTCCTCGGGCGAAGGTCGAGGCCGACGGCTTTGTTCGTCTTAGGTATAGATTTAACGTCTATGTGGATGCCTACCGCTCTAATTGA
- a CDS encoding PilZ domain-containing protein has translation MGKVIDLSTRFKATATAQPSAQAVNVVDYNEQKQKILGHERRQIKRTILTEFVSAMVVVPEKGLLKVAIYDISEQGISFDVEAEQGAFQANEEISMRVYLNQKTYFPIEVRVKHVTVEAVEGVTRHGSVFTHQPANDAALQYFVKFIEAVSHGLKKDNGDLMVTKIS, from the coding sequence ATGGGTAAAGTCATTGATTTAAGTACAAGATTTAAAGCAACCGCTACGGCTCAGCCGTCTGCACAGGCTGTAAACGTTGTGGATTACAACGAGCAAAAACAGAAAATCTTGGGCCATGAAAGACGTCAAATTAAAAGAACGATCTTAACTGAGTTTGTAAGTGCTATGGTAGTGGTGCCTGAAAAAGGGCTATTAAAAGTGGCGATTTACGATATTTCAGAGCAGGGTATCTCTTTTGATGTGGAAGCTGAGCAAGGAGCCTTCCAAGCCAACGAAGAAATTTCGATGCGCGTTTACCTGAATCAGAAGACTTATTTTCCTATTGAAGTCCGTGTAAAGCATGTTACCGTTGAGGCTGTAGAAGGTGTCACTCGTCACGGTTCTGTGTTCACGCATCAGCCTGCAAACGATGCTGCGCTACAGTATTTCGTGAAGTTCATCGAAGCTGTAAGCCATGGTTTGAAAAAAGATAATGGCGACCTTATGGTGACTAAAATTTCCTAA
- a CDS encoding PhoH family protein produces the protein MEVHLTVKTKRRKVVLDTNVILFDAFALLKFGDADIHIPFAVIEEVDKFKRDQGENGRNARQFSRFVDVLRNKGSLAQGVQIDNHETFVYITTDMGISGLGTELDQAKADNRILSTALALQKQHPRSKVELISKDINLRIKADVYGIYATDYDNSDVNQEDLYEGYQEFDVAPSKIDQFYQDKKVTIDAKLYGNQYVILKDSSNPNHSAIGRYSLKEKAIIPLINPPDSIWGITARNVEQSFALDALMNDECMMVSLVGKAGTGKTLLAIAAGLFKTLDEGRYQRLLVSRPIFPMGRDIGYLPGDIEQKLNPWMQPIFDNVEFLMGADKKAAGRTQELINQGMLNIEPLTYIRGRSIPKQYLIVDEAQNLTPHEIKTIITRAGSGTKIVLTGDVYQIDNPYVDSANSGLTHAVERFKGQEIAAHVTLTKGERSALAELAANIL, from the coding sequence ATGGAGGTCCATTTGACAGTCAAAACGAAGCGTCGCAAAGTTGTTCTTGATACCAATGTAATTCTATTTGATGCCTTTGCTCTTTTGAAGTTCGGTGATGCTGATATTCACATCCCTTTTGCTGTCATTGAAGAAGTCGATAAATTTAAACGTGACCAAGGTGAAAATGGTCGAAATGCTCGTCAGTTCAGTCGCTTTGTGGATGTTCTTAGAAATAAAGGAAGTCTTGCTCAGGGTGTGCAAATTGATAATCACGAAACGTTTGTCTACATCACGACTGATATGGGAATTTCGGGGTTAGGCACTGAGCTAGATCAAGCCAAAGCCGACAATCGTATCCTCAGCACAGCCTTAGCTTTACAAAAACAACATCCACGTTCGAAAGTGGAGTTGATTTCAAAAGACATCAACTTGCGTATCAAAGCCGATGTTTATGGTATTTATGCAACTGACTACGATAACTCAGATGTAAATCAAGAAGACCTATACGAAGGATATCAAGAGTTCGACGTAGCCCCTTCAAAAATTGATCAGTTCTACCAAGATAAAAAAGTGACGATCGATGCGAAACTGTATGGCAATCAATATGTCATTTTGAAAGATTCATCTAATCCAAATCACTCAGCGATTGGCCGCTACTCACTTAAAGAAAAAGCAATCATTCCCTTGATCAATCCTCCGGATAGCATTTGGGGCATTACGGCACGTAACGTAGAGCAAAGCTTCGCGTTAGATGCATTGATGAATGACGAGTGCATGATGGTCTCTTTGGTGGGAAAAGCCGGTACGGGTAAAACACTTTTAGCGATCGCAGCTGGCCTATTTAAAACTTTGGATGAAGGTCGCTACCAAAGATTACTGGTTTCGCGTCCAATCTTTCCTATGGGACGTGACATTGGTTACCTACCAGGTGACATCGAGCAAAAATTGAATCCATGGATGCAACCTATTTTCGATAACGTGGAATTTTTGATGGGTGCTGATAAAAAAGCAGCAGGTCGTACACAAGAGTTAATCAATCAAGGCATGCTGAATATTGAACCACTGACATATATCCGTGGACGAAGTATCCCGAAACAGTATTTGATTGTGGACGAAGCGCAAAACTTGACCCCGCACGAAATCAAAACGATTATCACTCGCGCAGGTAGTGGAACAAAGATCGTGTTAACAGGTGACGTATACCAGATTGATAATCCGTACGTCGATTCTGCGAACTCGGGTCTTACCCATGCTGTCGAGAGATTTAAAGGACAAGAAATTGCAGCTCACGTTACCTTAACTAAAGGTGAAAGATCTGCATTAGCTGAATTAGCTGCTAATATTTTATAA
- a CDS encoding MaoC family dehydratase — protein MESEICVGFKAQETVKITDKMVRQFAELSGDFNPIHLDDEYAQSTRFKRRIAHGMILGALVSRLLTEKIGTGGIYLAQSLKFSNPVFIDDDITFEFEVIKLHKSRGFGVVETNAKNKQGEFVLKGEATIMMSWGVK, from the coding sequence TTGGAGTCAGAAATTTGTGTAGGTTTTAAAGCGCAAGAAACCGTAAAAATCACGGATAAGATGGTTCGGCAGTTTGCCGAACTGTCTGGTGACTTTAATCCAATTCACCTTGATGACGAGTATGCACAGAGCACTCGTTTCAAAAGACGTATTGCTCACGGCATGATTTTGGGTGCTTTAGTCTCTCGTCTTTTAACCGAGAAAATTGGAACAGGTGGAATCTATTTGGCGCAATCGCTAAAGTTTTCGAATCCTGTTTTTATTGATGATGATATTACCTTTGAATTTGAAGTGATCAAGTTACATAAATCTCGTGGATTCGGCGTTGTGGAAACAAATGCAAAGAACAAACAAGGTGAGTTTGTTCTTAAAGGTGAAGCGACAATTATGATGAGCTGGGGAGTCAAATAA
- a CDS encoding two-component system sensor histidine kinase NtrB, producing MSKPDSALLKKYQDSLSNAEMGYWELSLAEEVLKWDDGFKKLFDLKGDDYTGPLKSFLDKVHPEDQDGLKKYVNSVIEGKKDNRHLFRIVLPKNKIKHIRTCVYTNSKLRSKELLIGLSWDVTSEIILQEELSKAQKFTENILNSVPDPIFVKNEKHQWVYTNTEFERLLGKKREELIGKDDMAFFKKEFVEIYWARDQEVLLSNKPNENEEKIIDAWGRTRDILTKKTPLNIGENEKVLVGVIRDITDMKRIQDSLVEQSKMASLGEMAAEIAHEVNNPLMIIQGKAQLLQEKISNPNSDINAFRKDLELIVQNCVRIDKIIKSLKSISRKADLDPPENVSVLGLIDEAFEISKERFRKKRLNLFVVTDEKIDYTYRTRVRPSEVVQVLVNLLNNSYDAVSHQTSGWARINLSIVKEKYRVEVVDSGPEIEPEIINKMMEPFFTTKSTGKGTGLGLSVSKQIIQKYKGDFYFDKKNPNTCFVFTLPKI from the coding sequence ATGTCCAAGCCTGATTCTGCTTTGCTTAAGAAGTATCAAGACTCATTAAGTAATGCAGAAATGGGTTATTGGGAGCTATCCCTGGCTGAAGAAGTTTTGAAGTGGGATGATGGCTTTAAAAAGCTATTCGATCTTAAAGGTGATGATTACACAGGCCCTTTAAAGAGCTTTTTAGATAAAGTTCATCCTGAAGATCAAGATGGCTTAAAAAAATATGTAAATTCAGTTATAGAAGGAAAAAAAGATAACAGACATCTTTTTCGAATAGTCCTTCCTAAAAATAAGATTAAGCATATTCGCACCTGTGTATACACTAACAGTAAACTACGCAGTAAAGAGCTTTTGATTGGACTCAGTTGGGATGTGACTTCAGAGATCATACTTCAAGAAGAGTTAAGTAAGGCGCAAAAGTTTACTGAAAATATTTTGAATTCAGTTCCCGATCCGATCTTTGTAAAAAATGAAAAGCACCAGTGGGTGTATACGAATACTGAATTCGAGAGGCTCTTAGGTAAGAAGCGTGAAGAACTCATCGGTAAAGATGACATGGCTTTTTTTAAAAAAGAGTTTGTCGAAATCTACTGGGCCCGCGATCAAGAGGTGCTTTTAAGCAATAAGCCTAACGAAAATGAAGAAAAGATCATTGATGCTTGGGGAAGAACTCGCGACATTCTAACAAAAAAGACACCTCTAAATATTGGTGAGAATGAAAAAGTATTAGTCGGCGTTATTCGTGACATCACAGATATGAAGCGAATTCAGGATTCACTTGTTGAGCAGTCTAAAATGGCGTCACTGGGTGAAATGGCCGCTGAAATTGCGCATGAAGTGAATAATCCCCTGATGATCATTCAAGGGAAAGCGCAACTTTTACAAGAGAAAATCAGCAATCCCAATAGTGACATCAATGCTTTTCGTAAAGATTTAGAACTCATTGTTCAGAACTGTGTTCGTATTGATAAAATTATTAAATCGTTAAAATCCATTTCTCGCAAAGCGGATTTAGATCCTCCTGAAAACGTCAGCGTCTTGGGTTTAATTGACGAAGCATTTGAAATTTCTAAAGAGAGATTCAGAAAAAAACGTCTGAACTTATTTGTCGTCACGGATGAAAAAATTGATTACACCTACCGAACGCGAGTTCGCCCTTCTGAGGTTGTACAGGTTCTAGTGAATCTTTTAAATAACTCTTACGATGCGGTTTCTCACCAAACCAGTGGTTGGGCACGCATTAATCTGAGTATTGTAAAAGAAAAATATCGTGTAGAAGTGGTCGACTCAGGCCCTGAAATAGAGCCAGAGATCATCAATAAAATGATGGAACCTTTTTTTACAACTAAATCGACAGGAAAGGGAACTGGCTTGGGACTCAGTGTATCTAAGCAGATTATTCAAAAGTACAAAGGTGATTTTTACTTTGATAAAAAGAATCCGAATACGTGCTTCGTCTTCACCTTACCCAAAATTTAA
- the lipB gene encoding lipoyl(octanoyl) transferase LipB, whose translation MHKPEFQDWGLIDYQSALDKQLELVDILSQNDDHSGFLVFCSHPHVVTTGRQTQPEDIFSWKGPIVEVSRGGRATYHGPSQLVVYPILNLKKPRHDRGAQEIRGYLRALEKAIVVTLAEYGVNAIGKTPQKLAGQQSETDETGVWIGRQKIASLGIAVKKWICFHGAAINLEYDPEAFQGMNPCGFTSNTMICLETLLDKKIDRSEFANKLKKNIEDLV comes from the coding sequence ATGCATAAGCCAGAGTTTCAAGATTGGGGGCTGATTGACTATCAATCGGCTCTTGATAAACAGCTTGAACTCGTTGATATCCTAAGCCAGAACGATGATCATTCTGGCTTTTTAGTTTTTTGTTCCCACCCCCATGTTGTGACCACTGGACGTCAGACTCAACCCGAGGATATATTCTCGTGGAAGGGTCCGATTGTTGAGGTTTCGCGCGGTGGACGTGCCACCTATCATGGTCCCTCTCAATTAGTGGTCTATCCTATACTGAACTTAAAAAAGCCTCGACACGACAGAGGCGCACAAGAGATTCGTGGATATTTGCGCGCTTTAGAAAAAGCTATTGTCGTCACCTTAGCTGAATATGGTGTAAATGCCATTGGCAAGACCCCACAAAAGCTAGCCGGACAACAAAGTGAAACAGACGAAACTGGAGTCTGGATCGGACGGCAAAAAATCGCCTCGTTGGGAATTGCTGTCAAAAAGTGGATCTGCTTTCATGGCGCCGCTATCAATCTAGAATATGATCCTGAAGCTTTCCAAGGAATGAACCCCTGTGGATTTACATCGAACACCATGATCTGTCTTGAAACACTTCTTGATAAAAAAATAGATCGCAGCGAGTTTGCCAATAAACTCAAAAAAAATATCGAAGACCTTGTCTAA
- the lpdA gene encoding dihydrolipoyl dehydrogenase, which translates to MQNFDVVVIGSGPGGYVAAIRSAQLGFKTAIIEREALGGVCLNVGCIPSKAMITATHLLHKAQHDFKTMGLNIKGGIDVDMKTLVNWKQSVCDKMSGGVNQLLKGNSVTIIKGNAEFKNSKELTVKSSTGTDTIAAKYFIVATGSRPIEIPGFPFDEKNICSSTGALAFDEIPKRVVVIGGGYIGLEISSYLRKLGTEVTVIEANSSLLAGVVDPECAQVVTRKAEKAGIIIKYGAKAKGQKKVKDGFEVTAEINGKDEVFKADKILVTVGRRPNGDQANLKAAGIAVDERGFIKVDAQRRTNVSNIFAIGDICGQPMLAHKASHEGVMVAEILSGANRVYDAKTVPAVVFTDPEIAAAGMTEAECRAKGYNDLLISKFPFAANGRAVSMSETDGFVKMIADKKTHVLLGVHIVGPEASNLISEAVLAIEMGARLEDLALSIHPHPTLGETMMEAAEATLGHAIHIIQKPLAKSGKSAHA; encoded by the coding sequence ATGCAAAACTTTGATGTTGTTGTTATCGGATCAGGTCCCGGTGGTTACGTAGCCGCTATTCGCTCGGCACAGTTAGGATTTAAAACAGCTATTATCGAGCGAGAAGCTTTGGGTGGAGTCTGCTTAAATGTGGGCTGCATCCCATCTAAAGCTATGATCACAGCTACACACTTACTACATAAAGCACAGCACGATTTTAAAACCATGGGTTTGAATATCAAAGGTGGCATCGATGTCGACATGAAGACATTGGTAAACTGGAAACAGTCTGTCTGCGATAAAATGTCTGGTGGAGTTAACCAACTTTTAAAAGGCAACTCAGTCACGATTATTAAAGGCAATGCTGAATTCAAAAATTCAAAAGAATTGACTGTTAAGTCTTCAACAGGAACAGACACTATCGCAGCGAAATATTTTATCGTCGCAACAGGCTCACGCCCTATTGAAATTCCAGGATTCCCATTTGATGAAAAGAATATCTGCTCATCAACAGGTGCTTTGGCATTTGATGAAATTCCAAAGCGCGTTGTGGTTATTGGTGGTGGATATATCGGCTTAGAAATCTCATCATACCTTAGAAAATTAGGGACAGAAGTCACTGTGATCGAAGCCAATTCATCTTTGTTAGCCGGTGTTGTTGACCCTGAGTGTGCTCAAGTGGTGACTCGTAAAGCTGAAAAAGCGGGAATCATCATTAAGTATGGCGCTAAAGCTAAAGGTCAGAAAAAAGTTAAAGATGGTTTCGAAGTGACCGCTGAGATCAACGGAAAAGATGAAGTCTTTAAAGCTGATAAAATTTTAGTGACTGTGGGCCGCCGTCCAAACGGAGACCAAGCTAACCTGAAAGCTGCCGGTATTGCAGTGGATGAACGCGGCTTTATCAAGGTCGATGCTCAAAGACGCACGAATGTTTCTAATATCTTTGCTATCGGTGACATCTGTGGCCAACCCATGTTAGCTCACAAAGCGTCACACGAAGGCGTGATGGTGGCTGAGATTCTATCAGGCGCTAATCGTGTTTACGATGCGAAAACAGTTCCCGCAGTGGTCTTCACTGATCCGGAAATCGCAGCAGCAGGTATGACGGAAGCAGAGTGCCGCGCTAAAGGCTACAACGATCTATTGATTTCTAAGTTTCCATTTGCAGCTAATGGACGCGCCGTCAGCATGAGCGAAACAGATGGTTTCGTCAAAATGATCGCCGACAAAAAGACGCATGTTTTGTTGGGTGTGCACATCGTAGGGCCTGAAGCTTCTAATCTGATTTCAGAAGCTGTATTGGCTATCGAAATGGGTGCCCGTCTAGAAGACTTGGCTTTAAGTATCCATCCTCATCCCACATTGGGCGAAACGATGATGGAAGCAGCCGAAGCGACTTTAGGACATGCCATTCATATTATTCAAAAACCATTAGCGAAATCTGGTAAATCGGCGCATGCATAA
- a CDS encoding 2-oxo acid dehydrogenase subunit E2, whose protein sequence is MATDVRLPELGEGVTEGELVKWTVNVGDTVKPDQTVAEIMTDKATVEVPSPVAGVVKELKFKKGDIIKVESVILTLDSAAGATKAAPAAEAAKQTAPSAAPAASAAASTGASTDVKLPELGEGVTEGELVKWTVNVGDTVKPDQTVAEIMTDKATVEVPSPVAGVVKELKFKKGDIIKVESVILTLSGAAATASAPAKTAEKAAAPATASSSHSTSHSSLAPASMAAASTTGAAIYPPVADSKVLATPATRRLAREMGVDINGLNGSGLAGRVTRDDVLASKGGSSAVASTGSGAVSAGAPSMNFPKPAYNSTQAQAEERVELAGIRKKIAQNLQMAKAIIPHFTIMDEADVTQLFALRESLKDFADKNGTKITYLPIVMKALVATLREFPQFNASIDDAASQIVYKKYFNIGFAADTPNGLLVPVIKNADQKTILEISKEIIDLSKRARDGKLKPDEMKGATITITNIGSVGGTYATPIINHPEVAILGMYKIQDKPVLKKDGSIGFIKSMNYTVTADHRLIDGAVAANFLKSFFSKIQNPGVLMMGMS, encoded by the coding sequence ATGGCAACTGATGTAAGACTACCGGAATTAGGCGAAGGCGTAACAGAAGGTGAATTGGTTAAATGGACTGTGAATGTTGGCGACACTGTTAAACCAGATCAAACAGTTGCTGAGATCATGACAGACAAAGCAACAGTGGAAGTTCCATCTCCGGTTGCGGGTGTTGTGAAAGAATTGAAATTTAAAAAAGGCGATATCATCAAAGTTGAATCTGTGATTTTAACTCTAGATTCAGCGGCTGGCGCGACAAAAGCGGCTCCAGCGGCAGAAGCTGCCAAACAAACGGCTCCAAGCGCGGCCCCAGCGGCATCTGCGGCAGCTTCTACTGGTGCGAGCACTGACGTTAAATTACCTGAGTTAGGTGAAGGCGTAACAGAAGGTGAATTGGTTAAATGGACTGTGAATGTTGGCGACACTGTTAAACCAGATCAAACAGTTGCTGAGATCATGACAGACAAAGCAACAGTGGAAGTTCCATCTCCGGTTGCGGGTGTTGTGAAAGAATTGAAATTCAAAAAAGGTGACATCATCAAAGTTGAATCTGTGATTCTAACTTTATCGGGTGCTGCTGCGACAGCCAGCGCTCCAGCTAAAACGGCTGAAAAAGCTGCGGCACCTGCTACGGCTTCATCTTCTCACTCAACGTCCCATTCATCTTTGGCTCCAGCATCTATGGCGGCAGCGTCTACAACAGGTGCAGCTATCTACCCTCCTGTAGCGGACTCTAAAGTGTTAGCGACTCCAGCGACTCGCCGCTTAGCGCGCGAAATGGGCGTGGATATCAATGGCCTAAATGGTTCTGGCTTAGCTGGTCGTGTTACCCGTGACGATGTATTGGCTAGCAAAGGTGGTTCATCCGCAGTTGCCAGCACTGGATCAGGCGCTGTATCGGCAGGTGCTCCTTCAATGAACTTCCCAAAACCAGCTTACAACTCGACACAAGCTCAAGCTGAAGAGCGTGTTGAACTTGCGGGTATCCGTAAAAAAATCGCGCAAAATCTACAGATGGCAAAAGCCATCATTCCTCATTTCACTATTATGGATGAGGCTGACGTAACTCAGTTATTTGCTTTGCGTGAATCTCTGAAAGATTTCGCCGATAAAAATGGAACTAAGATCACTTACTTACCAATCGTGATGAAGGCCTTAGTAGCGACTTTACGTGAGTTCCCACAATTCAACGCTTCTATCGACGACGCAGCTTCACAGATCGTTTACAAGAAGTACTTCAACATCGGGTTCGCAGCAGACACACCAAATGGACTTTTAGTACCTGTAATTAAAAATGCAGATCAAAAAACGATCTTAGAAATTTCAAAAGAAATCATTGATCTGTCTAAGCGTGCACGCGATGGAAAACTAAAACCAGATGAGATGAAAGGTGCAACTATCACGATCACAAACATCGGTTCTGTTGGTGGAACATACGCAACTCCGATCATCAATCACCCAGAAGTGGCGATCTTAGGTATGTACAAAATCCAAGATAAGCCTGTGTTGAAAAAAGATGGTTCAATCGGATTCATCAAATCAATGAACTACACAGTGACTGCCGATCACCGTCTTATCGATGGTGCAGTTGCAGCTAACTTCTTAAAATCATTTTTCAGCAAAATTCAAAACCCTGGCGTTTTGATGATGGGGATGTCGTAA